A window of Cryptomeria japonica chromosome 3, Sugi_1.0, whole genome shotgun sequence contains these coding sequences:
- the LOC131035313 gene encoding ATP sulfurylase 1, chloroplastic gives MALTGSIVVKSNSVTRLPRALLLNPKEVTLSSVYNSYLHFKPKKASFLFQSAGMASSSGIVLRKGFSVKASLIEPDGGELVDLVVPEMKREGKRIEAASLPQVKLSRIDLEWVHVVSEGWANPLRGFMRQAEYLQALHFNFLRLEDDSIVNMSVPIVLAIDDERKAAIGQCKDVALLGPDGSLVAILRNIEIYKHNKEERIARTWGTTAPGLPYVEEAITKAGNWLIGGDLEVLEPIKYNDGLDHYRLSPKELRKEFERRNADAVFAFQLRNPVHNGHALLMTHTRKQLLEMGYKNPILLLHPLGGYTKADDVPLDVRMEQHKKVLEEGVLDPETTVVAIFPSPMHYAGPTEVQWHAKARINAGADFYIVGRDPAGMSHPTEKRDLYDPDHGKMVLSMAPGLERLSILPFRVAAYDKTQKKMAFFDPSRPQDFLFISGTKMRAYARSGENPPDGFMCQGGWRVLVEYYKSLQAEETDQAKVPVPA, from the exons ATGGCTTTAACGGGCAGCATTGTGGTTAAATCAAACTCAGTGACCCGTTTGCCTCGTGCATTGTTATTAAATCCGAAAGAGGTTACCTTGAGCTCCGTTTACAATTCTTACCTGCATTTTAAGCCTAAAAAGGCTAGCTTTTTATTTCAGTCTGCGGGCATGGCGTCGTCTTCGGGGATTGTATTGAGGAAGGGGTTTAGTGTGAAGGCTTCTCTGATCGAGCCCGATGGAGGGGAGCTGGTGGATTTGGTTGTTCCTGAGATGAAGAGGGAGGGGAAGAGGATTGAAGCGGCTTCATTGCCTCAGGTTAAGCTAAGTAGGATCGATTTGGAGTGGGTGCATGTGGTGAGTGAGGGATGGGCTAACCCTCTCAGAGGGTTCATGCGCCAGGCTGAGTaccttcaagctcttcattttaaCTTCCTCAGGCTTGAGGACGATTCCATTGTCAATATGTCCGTTCCTATTGTTTTGGCAATCGATGATGAGAGGAAGGCTGCAATTGGCCAGTGCAAGGATGTTGCTCTCCTCGGCCCGGATGGCAGTCTTGTCGCCATTCTTCGGAA CATCGAGATATACAAGCACAACAAAGAGGAACGGATTGCAAGAACATGGGGAACGACAGCCCCAGGATTGCCCTATGTGGAAGAGGCAATCACTAAAGCTGGAAATTGGTTGATTGGAGGTGATTTAGAGGTTCTTGAGCCAATCAAGTATAATGATGGTCTTGATCATTATAGGTTGTCTCCCAAAGAACTTCGCAAAGAGTTTGAAAGACGCAATGCAGATGCAGTTTTTGCCTTTCAGCTCAGGAATCCTGTCCACAATGGGCATGCCCTACTGATGACACATACCCGCAAGCAACTTCTTGAAATGGGATATAAAAATCCTATTTTGTTACTCCATCCACTGGGAGGCTATACCAAGGCAGACGATGTGCCTCTGGATGTGCGAATGGAACAACACAAGAAG GTGCTTGAAGAAGGTGTGCTTGATCCAGAGACAACAGTTGTGGCAATCTTCCCTTCTCCTATGCACTATGCAGGACCTACAGAAGTTCAGTGGCATGCAAAGGCAAGGATAAACGCAGGGGCAGACTTTTATATTGTGGGACGTGATCCTGCTGGCATGAGCCATCCCACGGAGAAACGCGACCTATATGACCCTGATCATGGGAAAATGGTGTTAAGTATGGCCCCTGGCCTTGAGAGGCTCAGCATTCTGCCATTCAGG GTAGCGGCCTATGATAAGACGCAGAAAAAAATGGCATTTTTTGATCCTTCGCGGCCACAAGATTTCCTTTTCATTTCAGGCACTAAG ATGCGTGCTTATGCTAGGAGTGGCGAGAACCCTCCAGATGGCTTCATGTGCCAAGGTGGGTGGAGAGTGTTAGTGGAGTACTACAAGAGTTTGCAGGCTGAAGAAACAGATCAAGCAAAGGTCCCTGTGCCTGCCTAG